Proteins encoded by one window of Pseudonocardia alni:
- a CDS encoding S-(hydroxymethyl)mycothiol dehydrogenase — MAQQVRGVVARAKGEPVTVETINVPDPGPGEAVVKIQACGVCHTDLHYKLGGINDEFPFLLGHEAAGIVESVGEGVTDVAPGDYVVLNWRAVCGQCRACKKGKPQYCFDTHNATQKMTLEDGTELSPALGIGAFIEKTLVHSGQCTKVNPDAPAKVAGLLGCGVMAGLGAAVNTGQIGRGDSIAVIGCGGVGDAAIAGAKLAGATTIIAVDTDPRKLKWAEEFGATHTVNAKETDPVEYIQSVTDGNGADVVIEAVGRPETYKQAFYARDLAGTVVLVGVPTPDLNAPEIPLIDYFGRGGALKSSWYGDCLPSRDFPTYVDLFLQGRFPLDKFVTEEIGIDGVEQAFDKMHAGEVLRSVVIL; from the coding sequence ATGGCACAGCAGGTACGCGGAGTCGTGGCCCGCGCCAAGGGTGAACCGGTCACCGTCGAGACGATCAACGTGCCCGATCCCGGTCCCGGTGAGGCCGTGGTGAAGATCCAGGCCTGCGGGGTCTGCCACACCGACCTGCACTACAAGCTCGGCGGCATCAACGACGAGTTCCCCTTCCTGCTCGGCCACGAGGCCGCCGGGATCGTCGAGTCCGTCGGCGAGGGCGTCACCGACGTCGCACCCGGCGACTACGTCGTCCTCAACTGGCGCGCCGTCTGCGGCCAGTGCCGGGCCTGCAAGAAGGGCAAGCCCCAGTACTGCTTCGACACCCACAACGCCACCCAGAAGATGACCCTCGAGGACGGCACCGAGCTGTCCCCCGCCCTCGGGATCGGCGCGTTCATCGAGAAGACCCTCGTCCACTCCGGACAGTGCACCAAGGTCAACCCCGACGCCCCCGCCAAGGTCGCGGGCCTGCTCGGCTGCGGCGTCATGGCCGGGCTGGGTGCCGCGGTCAACACCGGCCAGATCGGCCGCGGCGACTCCATCGCCGTCATCGGCTGCGGCGGCGTCGGTGACGCCGCCATCGCCGGGGCGAAGCTCGCCGGTGCAACGACGATCATCGCCGTCGACACCGACCCGCGGAAGCTGAAGTGGGCCGAGGAGTTCGGCGCGACCCACACCGTCAACGCCAAGGAGACCGACCCGGTCGAGTACATCCAGAGCGTGACCGACGGCAACGGCGCCGACGTCGTCATCGAGGCCGTCGGGCGCCCCGAGACCTACAAGCAGGCCTTCTACGCCCGCGACCTCGCCGGCACCGTGGTCCTGGTCGGCGTCCCCACCCCCGACCTCAACGCCCCCGAGATCCCGCTGATCGACTACTTCGGCCGCGGCGGCGCCCTCAAGTCCTCCTGGTACGGCGACTGCCTGCCCAGCCGCGACTTCCCGACCTACGTCGACCTGTTCCTGCAGGGACGCTTCCCGCTCGACAAGTTCGTCACC